A genome region from Deinococcus sp. KNUC1210 includes the following:
- a CDS encoding UbiA family prenyltransferase translates to MRMQERGPRSWSWDSARSLSLRQLLTVSRPALWINTLGVLVTGLWLAGELYTLQPAFWVLLVYLTLPYNLLIYGLNDLADAAEDALNPRKGGWQGARLQSAERGPLLLWTGALNLPFLLALAWLLPPAALGVLLLAALLFAGYSVPPLRFKARFLLDGLSNVAYALPMLLPALLLNRALPLSALLALSAYSVGKHAFDAAQDIPSDRAAGLHTTATRLGVRGAAVYALGWFVVAAALLWVLSPLSAGLLLLVCGGMALRLCLNPQAQTAARLYPLSILSPWIVGGVSGVQLVYLLVRGVQ, encoded by the coding sequence ATGCGGATGCAGGAGCGGGGGCCACGAAGTTGGAGCTGGGACAGCGCGCGGAGTCTTTCGCTGCGGCAGCTTCTGACGGTCTCGCGCCCGGCTCTGTGGATCAATACCCTCGGCGTGCTGGTGACGGGGCTGTGGCTGGCGGGCGAGCTGTACACGCTTCAGCCCGCGTTCTGGGTCCTGCTGGTCTATCTGACGCTGCCGTACAACCTGTTGATCTACGGTCTGAATGACCTGGCAGACGCCGCCGAAGACGCCCTGAATCCGCGCAAGGGTGGCTGGCAGGGCGCACGGCTTCAGTCTGCGGAGCGCGGCCCGCTGCTGCTGTGGACCGGGGCGCTGAATCTGCCGTTTCTGCTGGCGCTGGCCTGGCTCCTGCCGCCCGCCGCGCTGGGCGTGCTGCTGCTGGCGGCGCTGCTGTTTGCCGGGTACAGCGTGCCGCCGCTGCGGTTCAAGGCCCGCTTTCTGCTCGATGGCCTGTCGAATGTGGCCTACGCGTTGCCGATGCTGCTGCCGGCGCTGCTGCTGAACCGGGCGCTGCCCCTGAGTGCGCTGCTGGCCCTGAGTGCCTATTCGGTGGGCAAGCACGCCTTCGACGCCGCCCAGGACATCCCCAGTGACCGAGCGGCAGGCCTGCACACCACCGCGACCCGGCTGGGCGTTCGTGGCGCGGCGGTGTACGCGCTCGGCTGGTTCGTGGTGGCTGCCGCGCTGCTGTGGGTGCTCAGCCCGCTCAGCGCCGGGCTGCTGCTGCTGGTATGCGGCGGAATGGCGCTGCGCCTGTGCCTGAATCCCCAGGCGCAGACGGCGGCGCGGCTGTATCCGCTCAGCATCCTGAGCCCGTGGATCGTGGGCGGTGTCAGCGGCGTGCAACTGGTGTACCTGCTGGTGCGCGGAGTGCAGTGA
- a CDS encoding peptidoglycan DD-metalloendopeptidase family protein, whose translation MKRSLALALTVTLSAPIVAIKATITAVPKAAASAPGASAPVLLYTVQTGDTLYHIAQSHGLTTEALMKLNNLSSPSISVGQQLRLSAGVTATTPAAPAPTPAPTPAPVKPAPPAAQAVPAPAAAPTPTIITVKGNVVAGVTVRAPARLKMGDGFVLRLSGARAGEAQISFPSEVGEDVRRPAEVLTPIGAAGEYTVLGRVVLGKTTPVTYTVRIGNEQMKGSIPVGGLDQAIQHLNLPKSLTDRLTAPSRPVEEKIVEAAYALRTPQAWAKPFAAPIDTRSVSSGFGQPRTYIAGGEVKYHYGMDFPAKLGTPIHAVNDGKVVIAATYPVRGGLVAIDHGAGLISMYFHQSKILVKVGQTVTRGQVVGLAGTTGLSEGPHLHLEMRVRGEATLPTLYFGKLWP comes from the coding sequence ATGAAGCGTTCTCTTGCACTTGCCCTCACCGTCACCCTGAGCGCCCCTATCGTCGCTATCAAGGCGACCATCACGGCGGTGCCAAAAGCGGCCGCCTCTGCGCCCGGTGCTTCGGCTCCGGTGCTGCTGTACACCGTCCAGACCGGCGATACGCTCTATCACATCGCCCAGTCGCACGGCCTGACCACCGAGGCCCTGATGAAGCTCAACAATCTGAGCAGCCCTTCCATCAGTGTCGGGCAACAGCTTCGGCTGTCTGCCGGGGTGACGGCGACGACGCCTGCGGCCCCCGCGCCCACGCCTGCTCCGACCCCGGCCCCTGTCAAGCCCGCGCCGCCCGCTGCTCAGGCCGTTCCAGCTCCGGCGGCAGCCCCCACCCCCACGATCATCACGGTCAAGGGCAACGTGGTCGCGGGTGTCACGGTTCGTGCTCCGGCGCGGCTGAAGATGGGCGACGGGTTTGTGTTGCGGCTGTCGGGGGCGCGGGCCGGTGAGGCGCAGATCAGCTTCCCCAGTGAGGTGGGCGAGGATGTGCGCCGCCCCGCCGAGGTCCTGACGCCCATCGGAGCTGCCGGGGAATACACGGTGCTGGGACGGGTGGTGCTGGGCAAGACCACGCCCGTGACCTATACCGTCAGAATCGGGAACGAGCAGATGAAGGGCAGTATTCCGGTCGGGGGTCTGGATCAGGCGATCCAGCATCTGAATCTGCCCAAATCGCTGACAGACCGCCTGACCGCGCCGAGTCGTCCCGTCGAAGAAAAGATCGTCGAGGCCGCGTATGCCCTCCGCACGCCGCAGGCATGGGCGAAGCCCTTTGCCGCGCCCATCGATACCCGCAGTGTATCGAGCGGTTTCGGGCAGCCGCGCACCTATATCGCGGGCGGCGAGGTGAAATACCACTACGGCATGGATTTTCCGGCCAAGCTCGGCACTCCTATCCACGCGGTCAACGACGGTAAGGTCGTCATCGCGGCCACGTACCCGGTGCGCGGCGGTCTGGTTGCCATCGATCACGGGGCAGGGCTGATCAGCATGTATTTTCATCAGTCCAAGATTCTGGTGAAGGTGGGGCAGACGGTCACACGCGGGCAGGTGGTCGGGCTGGCAGGCACCACCGGTCTGAGCGAGGGGCCTCATCTGCATCTGGAAATGCGGGTACGCGGCGAGGCCACCTTGCCCACGCTGTACTTCGGCAAGCTCTGGCCGTAA
- a CDS encoding class I SAM-dependent methyltransferase, whose translation MAASDDPSAAGSAWSDDVAARPGGYTQTWTQQTQGPDAQAQFDALVLEQATQRRVLDCGCGDGAFTLRVAGVARHVTGLDFSAGMLELAQRHAAQQRTENVAFVQSHARRDVPLSADTFDLAYSRRGPNITGIVPALVRRGGTLLGLHPLPDASAEARYAQGLRHSGLKVQRFEGIDDVLHFPTLQDLAGYLNRFPGMPDVRQPEHRALLRQEAAARLQPGGSYAEHVHYLLWVAQKI comes from the coding sequence ATGGCCGCTTCGGATGACCCAAGCGCCGCCGGATCAGCTTGGAGCGACGATGTCGCCGCCCGCCCCGGTGGCTATACCCAGACCTGGACCCAGCAGACGCAGGGACCGGATGCTCAGGCGCAGTTTGACGCGCTGGTCCTGGAGCAGGCCACACAGCGCCGGGTGCTCGACTGCGGCTGCGGCGACGGAGCCTTCACGCTGCGGGTGGCAGGTGTCGCTCGGCACGTGACGGGGCTGGACTTCTCGGCAGGAATGCTGGAACTGGCGCAGCGACACGCGGCGCAGCAGAGAACCGAGAACGTGGCTTTCGTCCAGAGCCACGCCCGCAGAGACGTGCCTTTGTCTGCCGACACATTTGATCTGGCGTATTCCCGGCGCGGTCCCAATATCACCGGGATCGTGCCTGCTCTGGTGCGGCGCGGCGGAACACTGCTCGGCCTGCACCCTCTGCCGGATGCCAGCGCGGAGGCCCGCTACGCACAGGGGCTGCGGCACTCCGGGCTGAAGGTGCAGCGCTTCGAGGGTATCGACGACGTGCTGCACTTTCCCACCCTTCAGGACCTCGCCGGCTATCTGAACCGGTTTCCCGGCATGCCCGACGTGCGCCAGCCAGAGCACCGCGCTCTGCTGCGGCAGGAGGCTGCGGCTCGCCTGCAACCCGGCGGAAGCTACGCCGAACATGTCCACTACCTGCTGTGGGTGGCCCAGAAGATTTGA
- a CDS encoding MDR family oxidoreductase, which produces MTQPNSQAVRALVLTQNDDRSVRADLRDDLTLSDLPEGNVLVQTEASSLNYKDGMAVAGRPGIVRKFPMVPGIDLAGTVLESQDERYRPGDAVLLTGWGVGEGHWGGFATHARVQADWLTHRPEGMDAKKAMAIGTAGFTAMLAVMALEDHGLTPDSGEVVVTGAAGGVGSVAVALLAAAGWRVVASTGRAEEAEYLKSLGAADIIGRDVLSGLKRPLEKERFAAGIDSVGSTTLAGLLACLKRGGAAAACGLAGGSDLPTTVLPFILRGAALLGIDSVMCPPERRERAWKRLNRDLPDVLLSSGVSEYPLSEVQDLAPRILAGQVRGRTVIVP; this is translated from the coding sequence ATGACACAACCGAATTCACAGGCCGTGCGCGCCCTCGTCTTGACCCAGAACGACGACAGATCGGTGAGGGCCGACCTGCGCGACGACCTGACCCTGAGCGACCTGCCGGAAGGAAACGTGCTGGTGCAGACTGAGGCGTCGAGCCTGAATTACAAGGACGGCATGGCGGTGGCAGGCCGCCCCGGAATCGTGCGGAAGTTTCCGATGGTGCCGGGCATCGATCTGGCCGGAACGGTGCTGGAATCGCAGGATGAGCGCTACAGGCCGGGCGACGCCGTATTGCTGACCGGCTGGGGCGTGGGCGAAGGACACTGGGGCGGCTTTGCCACGCATGCCCGCGTGCAGGCCGACTGGCTGACACACCGACCCGAAGGCATGGACGCGAAAAAGGCGATGGCGATAGGAACAGCCGGATTCACGGCGATGCTGGCGGTGATGGCGCTGGAAGACCACGGCCTGACCCCGGACAGCGGTGAGGTGGTGGTGACGGGCGCGGCGGGCGGCGTGGGCAGCGTGGCGGTGGCGCTGCTGGCGGCGGCAGGCTGGCGGGTGGTGGCCTCGACGGGCCGCGCCGAAGAGGCCGAGTATCTGAAATCGCTGGGGGCCGCAGACATCATCGGGCGCGACGTGCTGAGCGGCCTGAAACGCCCGCTGGAAAAGGAGCGCTTCGCGGCGGGCATCGACTCGGTGGGCAGTACGACGCTCGCTGGCCTGCTCGCCTGCCTGAAGCGTGGCGGCGCGGCGGCAGCCTGCGGACTGGCGGGCGGAAGCGATCTGCCGACCACCGTGTTGCCCTTTATTCTGCGCGGGGCGGCGCTGCTGGGCATCGACAGCGTGATGTGCCCACCGGAGCGGCGTGAACGTGCCTGGAAGCGGCTGAACCGCGACCTGCCCGACGTGCTGCTGAGCAGCGGTGTGAGTGAATATCCGCTCTCGGAGGTGCAGGACCTCGCGCCCCGGATTCTGGCAGGGCAGGTGCGCGGACGCACGGTGATCGTTCCCTAG
- the prfB gene encoding peptide chain release factor 2 (programmed frameshift) — MQDLLEKLASLREYLDIPGKTRRLAELDRSLSDPDLWSNPDNARKVNQEATSLRRVVEAYTRLNSDATGLNEMLELADDSEREMLAEEQKTLEQQVDDLYRETLFTMKFADEAAIVRVKSGAGGTESMDWAGMLERMFMRWAERRGYKVELIDQQDGDQAGITSAEFIIRGERAYGMLAPEHGVHRLVRVSPFDSNNRRHTSFASVDVVPEVPPEEINIHIPDSDLRRDVFRSQGAGGQGVNTTDSAVRLTHLPTGIAVASQVTRSQIKNHEIALQILKQRLYDIELRKREAEEMAARGEQKKIEWGNQIRSYVLDKQYVKDHRTGVMRHDSGNILDGDLDEFMWAGLEWMAGKRSAEELGEDE; from the exons ATGCAGGATTTACTTGAAAAACTGGCCTCGCTCCGGGAGTATCTT GACATTCCCGGCAAAACGCGCCGCCTAGCCGAACTCGACCGCAGCCTGTCCGATCCGGACCTGTGGAGCAATCCCGACAACGCCCGCAAGGTCAATCAGGAGGCGACCAGCCTTCGCCGGGTGGTCGAGGCGTACACCCGCCTGAACTCGGACGCCACCGGGCTGAATGAAATGCTGGAACTGGCCGACGACAGCGAGCGCGAAATGCTGGCCGAGGAACAGAAGACGCTGGAACAGCAGGTCGACGACCTGTACCGCGAGACGCTCTTCACCATGAAGTTTGCCGACGAGGCCGCCATCGTGCGTGTGAAGAGCGGCGCAGGCGGCACCGAGAGCATGGACTGGGCAGGCATGCTCGAACGTATGTTCATGCGCTGGGCCGAGCGCCGGGGCTACAAGGTCGAGCTGATCGACCAGCAGGACGGCGATCAGGCGGGCATCACCAGCGCCGAATTCATCATCCGGGGAGAGCGGGCCTACGGCATGCTGGCCCCCGAGCACGGCGTTCACCGTCTGGTGCGCGTGTCGCCCTTCGACAGCAACAACCGCCGCCATACCAGCTTCGCGAGCGTGGACGTGGTGCCGGAAGTGCCGCCGGAAGAGATCAACATTCACATCCCCGATTCCGATCTGCGCCGCGACGTGTTCCGCTCGCAGGGCGCGGGCGGACAGGGCGTGAACACCACCGACTCGGCGGTTCGCCTGACGCACCTTCCCACCGGGATCGCGGTGGCGTCGCAGGTGACGCGTTCTCAGATCAAGAACCACGAGATCGCGCTCCAGATTCTGAAGCAGCGCCTGTACGACATCGAACTGAGAAAGCGCGAGGCCGAGGAAATGGCGGCACGCGGCGAACAGAAGAAGATCGAGTGGGGCAATCAGATTCGCAGCTACGTCCTCGACAAGCAGTACGTCAAGGATCACCGTACCGGCGTGATGCGCCACGACAGCGGCAACATTCTCGACGGCGACCTCGACGAGTTCATGTGGGCCGGTCTGGAATGGATGGCGGGCAAACGCAGCGCCGAGGAACTGGGCGAAGACGAGTAA
- a CDS encoding magnesium transporter CorA family protein, translating to MLTYYRSIGGKLHRVETYVDGCWVDVQKPSPEELAIVSRETGLELDYLSYPLDPDERSRFEREDEQLLIIMQTSYRLGEDSDIPFDTVPLGIMHTDHCLVTVCAQENPVVRDIVSGLMKTVHTAKKNRLTLQLFLRNAQRFLIDVRQINKQVDRAEDRLESSTQNKELLELLRLEKSLVYFMTALKANELMMERVKRDRIFEMYEEDADLLDDVLIENLQAIEMVGIASNILTSMSGTFASVINNNVNQVVKLLTVTTILVAIPTLITGVFGMNVPIPFQEHSYMFGVVMFIMVAVSGLLAFLFYKWRLFS from the coding sequence GTGCTGACGTATTACCGCAGCATCGGCGGCAAGCTCCACCGCGTTGAAACATATGTAGACGGCTGCTGGGTCGATGTGCAGAAGCCCAGCCCCGAAGAACTGGCGATTGTCAGCCGCGAGACCGGGCTGGAACTCGATTACCTGTCGTACCCGCTCGACCCCGACGAACGCAGCCGTTTCGAGCGTGAGGACGAGCAACTGCTGATCATCATGCAGACCAGTTACCGATTGGGCGAGGACAGCGATATTCCCTTCGATACGGTGCCGCTGGGCATCATGCACACCGACCACTGTCTGGTGACCGTGTGCGCCCAGGAAAACCCGGTGGTGCGCGATATCGTCTCGGGCCTGATGAAGACGGTTCACACCGCCAAAAAGAATCGCCTGACGTTGCAGCTGTTTCTGCGAAATGCCCAGCGCTTCCTGATCGACGTGCGCCAGATCAACAAGCAGGTAGACCGCGCCGAAGACCGGCTGGAATCCAGCACCCAGAATAAGGAACTGCTGGAACTGCTGCGGCTGGAAAAGAGTCTGGTGTATTTCATGACCGCGCTGAAGGCCAACGAGCTGATGATGGAGCGGGTCAAACGCGACCGTATCTTCGAGATGTACGAGGAAGACGCCGACCTGCTCGACGACGTGTTGATCGAGAACCTTCAGGCCATCGAGATGGTCGGGATCGCCAGCAACATCCTGACGAGCATGAGCGGCACCTTTGCCAGCGTCATCAACAACAACGTCAATCAGGTCGTGAAACTGCTGACCGTGACCACCATTCTGGTCGCTATTCCGACCCTGATCACCGGGGTTTTCGGAATGAACGTGCCGATTCCCTTTCAGGAACACTCGTATATGTTCGGCGTGGTGATGTTCATCATGGTGGCGGTTAGTGGTCTGCTGGCCTTCCTGTTCTACAAGTGGCGGCTCTTTTCCTAG
- a CDS encoding NAD(P)/FAD-dependent oxidoreductase, which produces MSGSWGGLAGLALAALLAHGGRRVTVYERDELGGKLRRVAVGQQTFDTGPSLFTFPGVWRRLLARLNEADPLDLEPLPGGLGVHVTPFGNVPLPVPLHHPLASQWERYRSEVLPLRPHVETLLTTPPGLTRPDFLKASVALARVVGSHLTAQSWLRSRRFSPALHHALAVHALNAGLGPGQAGALYALLPALIADEVCRPAAGMGALLGALVDFCRARGVTLRPHTPVSDLRQVAHHSQLVSAIDPARLARLLGNPVPDVPLTVSGIAIYAALPDISPLPATSVVTPDSYRDFAAAMSARALPPSTLALVHADGRRLALLLTAPPNGGEFGSDHPWVQGQIRRVEDVLDVPGLLHSAEAAVLTPHFYAQGGAPGGAIYGQALAAWRSGPFHPQPYRLSRRLWQVGTGVHPGGGIPAVLGGAMIVANLMDAERVGTVNL; this is translated from the coding sequence ATGTCGGGATCGTGGGGGGGGCTGGCGGGGCTGGCACTGGCGGCGCTGCTGGCCCACGGTGGGCGGAGGGTCACGGTGTACGAGCGCGATGAGCTCGGCGGCAAGCTGCGCCGCGTGGCGGTGGGGCAGCAGACCTTCGACACCGGCCCCAGCCTGTTCACCTTTCCCGGCGTCTGGCGCAGGCTGCTGGCCCGGCTGAACGAGGCCGACCCGCTGGACCTGGAGCCGCTGCCGGGGGGGCTGGGTGTGCATGTCACGCCGTTCGGAAACGTGCCGCTGCCCGTGCCGCTCCACCATCCGCTCGCTTCCCAGTGGGAGCGCTACCGCTCGGAGGTACTGCCGCTGCGCCCACACGTCGAAACGCTGCTGACCACGCCGCCGGGTCTGACACGTCCAGACTTTCTGAAGGCGAGCGTGGCACTGGCCCGCGTGGTCGGCTCGCACCTGACAGCTCAGAGCTGGCTGCGTTCGCGCCGATTTTCGCCCGCGCTGCATCATGCGCTGGCGGTACATGCGCTGAATGCCGGGCTGGGGCCGGGGCAGGCGGGGGCGCTGTATGCGCTGCTTCCCGCCCTGATCGCCGATGAGGTCTGTCGTCCGGCAGCGGGCATGGGGGCGCTGCTCGGCGCACTGGTGGACTTCTGCCGGGCGCGGGGCGTGACGCTGCGCCCACACACGCCCGTTTCCGATCTGAGGCAGGTGGCGCACCACTCCCAGCTCGTGAGCGCCATCGACCCGGCGCGGCTGGCCCGCCTGCTGGGAAATCCCGTGCCTGACGTGCCGCTCACCGTTTCCGGCATTGCCATCTACGCCGCCCTTCCAGACATTTCGCCGTTGCCTGCCACCAGCGTCGTCACGCCGGACAGTTACCGCGACTTTGCGGCGGCGATGTCGGCCCGCGCTCTGCCGCCCAGCACCCTAGCCCTGGTCCATGCAGACGGGCGCAGGCTGGCGCTGCTGCTGACTGCGCCGCCGAATGGGGGAGAGTTTGGAAGCGACCATCCGTGGGTGCAGGGCCAGATTCGGCGGGTGGAAGACGTGCTGGACGTGCCCGGCCTGCTGCATTCCGCCGAGGCCGCTGTGCTGACGCCCCACTTCTATGCTCAGGGCGGCGCACCCGGCGGAGCCATCTACGGTCAGGCGCTGGCGGCGTGGCGTTCGGGGCCGTTTCACCCGCAGCCGTACCGACTCTCGCGTCGGCTGTGGCAGGTTGGAACGGGCGTTCACCCCGGCGGCGGAATTCCGGCGGTGCTGGGCGGAGCGATGATCGTGGCGAACCTGATGGACGCGGAGCGTGTAGGAACGGTCAATCTATGA
- a CDS encoding CTP synthase, with translation MKYIFVTGGVVSSLGKGVATASLGALLRARGYKVTAVKVDPYINIDAGTMRPYEHGEVFVTASGAETDLDLGNYERFLDLDVPEGSNLTTGQAYQEVIRRERAGDYLSQTVQVIPHVTDEIKRRIRTAGEKAGAEIVLVEVGGTVGDMESLPFLEAIRQFRFDEGEENTLYLHLTLVPYLGTSNEFKTKPTQHSVAALRSYGISPDIVMVRSKEKLPEEITKKIALFTSVRANRVFSSYDVSHVYEVPLALEEQGLGKAVETLLNLEPVLPNLSVWQKAIRVMRQPSHEVTIALAGKYTAMPDAYLSLLEALTHAGIANDARVNIHWVNAEELESDPAAHFDDVDGILVPGGFGIRGIEGKIRAAQFARESKVPYLGICLGMQIAVIEYARHVVGLEGANSTEFDAYAPFKVIDLMPEQLESEGMGGTMRLGDWPMKLQAGTRIAELYSIPQGGVVNERHRHRYEVNPQYVPQLQAAGLTVGSVTPGMAGRGAGLVESIELEDHPFFVAMQAHPEFKSRPMRPSPPFAAFIAAALANRLSKTQTQVQPEVQTQHA, from the coding sequence ATGAAATATATTTTTGTGACGGGCGGCGTGGTGTCCAGCCTGGGGAAAGGTGTTGCCACAGCGTCGCTGGGTGCCTTGCTGCGTGCTCGGGGCTATAAGGTCACGGCCGTCAAGGTCGATCCGTATATCAATATTGATGCAGGAACCATGCGGCCCTACGAACACGGTGAAGTCTTCGTGACCGCTTCGGGCGCAGAAACTGACCTCGATCTGGGAAATTACGAGCGCTTCCTCGATCTGGACGTGCCCGAAGGCAGCAACCTGACCACCGGACAGGCCTATCAGGAAGTCATTCGCCGTGAGCGGGCAGGCGATTACCTGTCGCAGACGGTGCAGGTGATTCCGCACGTGACCGACGAGATCAAGCGGCGCATCCGCACGGCGGGAGAGAAGGCGGGCGCAGAAATCGTGCTGGTCGAGGTCGGCGGCACGGTGGGCGACATGGAAAGCCTGCCGTTTCTGGAGGCTATCCGGCAGTTCCGCTTCGACGAGGGCGAGGAAAACACCCTGTACCTGCACCTGACGCTGGTGCCGTACCTGGGCACCTCCAACGAGTTCAAGACCAAGCCCACCCAGCATTCGGTGGCGGCGCTGCGGAGCTACGGCATCAGCCCCGACATCGTGATGGTCCGCAGCAAGGAAAAGCTGCCCGAAGAGATCACCAAAAAGATTGCGCTGTTTACCAGCGTGCGGGCCAACCGGGTCTTTTCCAGCTACGACGTGTCGCACGTGTACGAGGTGCCGCTGGCCCTGGAAGAGCAGGGACTGGGCAAGGCCGTCGAGACCCTGCTGAACCTGGAACCGGTGCTGCCCAATCTGAGCGTGTGGCAGAAGGCCATCCGGGTGATGCGCCAGCCGAGCCATGAGGTGACGATTGCGCTGGCAGGCAAGTACACCGCCATGCCCGACGCGTATCTGAGCCTGCTGGAAGCGCTGACCCATGCCGGCATCGCCAACGACGCCCGCGTAAATATCCACTGGGTCAATGCCGAGGAACTGGAGAGCGACCCGGCGGCTCACTTCGATGATGTGGACGGCATTCTGGTGCCGGGAGGCTTCGGTATCCGGGGCATCGAGGGCAAGATTCGTGCGGCCCAGTTCGCCCGCGAGTCGAAGGTGCCGTATCTGGGCATCTGTCTGGGCATGCAGATCGCGGTGATCGAATATGCGAGGCATGTGGTGGGGCTGGAGGGTGCCAACAGCACCGAATTCGACGCCTACGCGCCCTTCAAGGTCATCGATCTGATGCCCGAGCAGCTCGAAAGCGAAGGCATGGGCGGCACCATGCGCCTGGGCGACTGGCCCATGAAACTGCAGGCAGGCACGCGCATCGCCGAGCTGTACAGCATTCCGCAGGGCGGCGTGGTCAATGAGCGCCATCGCCACCGCTACGAGGTCAACCCGCAGTATGTACCGCAGCTTCAGGCGGCGGGCCTCACGGTCGGCAGCGTGACGCCGGGCATGGCGGGGCGCGGCGCGGGGCTGGTCGAGAGCATCGAGCTGGAAGATCATCCGTTCTTCGTGGCGATGCAGGCACACCCGGAATTCAAGAGCCGCCCGATGCGTCCCAGCCCCCCGTTTGCGGCCTTTATCGCGGCGGCGCTGGCAAACCGCCTGAGCAAGACGCAGACACAGGTGCAGCCGGAAGTACAGACCCAGCACGCCTGA
- a CDS encoding MFS transporter, with the protein MSVKSRSERASGASGAAAGRPKLVLFLTIFVAMLGLSVLFPIIAPLSRQLGLSETQAGWFSTAYSLMQFVFAPIWGARSERVGRKPVLLMGLVGFSLSFGLFGLFALLGLHGTLSGTLLFVLLVASRLVGGVLSSATLPTAQAMMADLTGRENRAAAMGLIGAAFGLGVVFGPALGAALSKLGLVVPVFFSAGLGLLTALLASVTLRETRQPGQATDQKSSARHLLRGPLLLFLIISALYTLASVGMEQTIGFYVQDTLHLNSAQTATTVGGMLAIFGFLAAAVQGGAMRPLSKRVSPGLLIPAGLLVMGAGMLLVPSGHSFWGITGALALVGVGSAILGPSLSAALSLGVGENGQGQVAGLNSSALALGRMTGPLIGTGLYQRLSHGAPYIFSAVVLLVLLVISLINRQQIERQVGSTPVR; encoded by the coding sequence ATGAGTGTAAAGTCTCGTTCCGAGCGTGCCAGCGGCGCTTCCGGTGCCGCTGCGGGCCGCCCGAAACTGGTGCTGTTCCTGACCATCTTCGTGGCGATGCTGGGCCTGAGCGTGCTGTTTCCGATCATTGCGCCGCTGTCACGGCAGCTGGGCCTCAGCGAGACGCAGGCAGGCTGGTTCTCGACCGCCTACAGCCTGATGCAGTTCGTGTTCGCGCCGATCTGGGGGGCGCGCAGCGAGCGGGTGGGCAGAAAGCCCGTGCTGCTGATGGGACTGGTGGGCTTCTCTCTGAGCTTCGGCCTGTTCGGTCTGTTCGCGCTGCTGGGGCTGCACGGCACGCTCAGCGGCACCCTGCTGTTCGTGCTGCTGGTGGCGTCGCGGCTGGTGGGCGGCGTTCTGAGCAGCGCCACCCTGCCCACCGCGCAGGCGATGATGGCCGATCTGACCGGACGCGAGAACCGTGCCGCCGCCATGGGCCTGATCGGTGCCGCCTTCGGGCTGGGTGTGGTGTTCGGGCCTGCCCTGGGCGCAGCGCTCTCGAAGCTGGGGCTGGTGGTTCCGGTGTTCTTCAGTGCGGGGCTGGGCCTGCTGACGGCGCTGCTGGCCTCGGTGACGCTGCGCGAAACCCGGCAGCCGGGGCAGGCGACAGACCAGAAAAGCTCGGCGCGTCATCTGCTGCGCGGGCCGCTGCTGCTGTTTCTGATCATCAGTGCGCTGTACACCCTCGCCTCGGTGGGCATGGAACAGACCATCGGCTTTTATGTGCAGGACACGCTGCACCTCAACAGCGCCCAGACCGCGACTACAGTGGGCGGCATGCTCGCCATCTTCGGATTTCTGGCGGCGGCGGTACAGGGCGGAGCGATGCGCCCCCTCAGCAAGCGGGTCTCGCCGGGCCTGCTCATTCCTGCCGGGCTGCTGGTCATGGGCGCTGGCATGCTGCTCGTTCCCAGCGGCCACAGCTTCTGGGGCATCACCGGGGCACTGGCGCTGGTGGGCGTGGGCAGCGCCATCCTGGGGCCGAGCCTGTCGGCGGCACTGTCGCTGGGCGTGGGCGAGAACGGCCAGGGGCAGGTGGCGGGCCTCAACAGCAGCGCACTGGCGCTGGGCCGCATGACCGGGCCACTCATCGGCACGGGGCTGTATCAGCGGCTCTCGCACGGAGCACCTTACATCTTCAGCGCGGTGGTGTTGCTGGTGCTGCTGGTCATCAGTCTGATCAATCGCCAGCAGATCGAGCGGCAGGTGGGCAGCACGCCTGTCCGCTGA